CCGGTCTATCGACTTCCTGCAAACATGGCGAGATCCTTTCGCCGCAGAGAGAGTGCCAACAAAAACGAGAGCAACAGAGGCTTCAGCATCATTCTTTAAATCACAATCGGTTTAAAGGGAAAGCGTGCCGCAGACATGACGTGCTACAGCACCTTATATGCCCTATATAAAGGGTGCAGGGCGCTTTGGCCCGGGTCGCCTCCCTTGCTCTTGCCATGAAGAAGACGGAAATCGCCATGTCCAAGTCGCCCAAGTTCCAAAGCCGCTGTCGGCTTGTTCTTATCACGCCGCAGATTGCCGATGTGCAGATGCTTGCCACGACTGTCGGCAATGCCTTGAAGGGTGGCGATGTCGCCTCGGTGATCATCCCGCAATATGATTTTGATGACGATACGTTCCAGGCCCAGGCCGAAGCGGTCGTGCCGCTGGTGCAGGCAGCGGGTGCCGCTGCCATCATCGCCGACAATAGCCGGGTTGCCGGTCGCGCCAAGGCCGATGGCCTGCATATCAGCGGCGATGTCGAGGCGCTGGCCGAGGCGGTGGAAAAATTCACCCCGAAGATGATTGTCGGCTCCGGTGCGGCCCGCGACCGGCACCATGCGCTGGAGGCTGGCGATGCCGACCCCGACTACATGTTTTTCGGCAAGCTGGATGGCGATATCAAGCCGGAAGCGCATTCGAAAAACCTGGCCTTGGGCGAATGGTGGTCGTCGATGGTGGAGATCCCCTGCATCGTCATGGGCGGCGCAGATCCGCAATCGGCCCTGGCTGTCGCTGAAACCGGCGCGGAATTTGCGGCGCTCTCCAGGGCGGTGTTTGACGATCCGGAGGCAGCCGCCACCGTGGTTGCTCAGGTAAATGCTTTGCTTGACGAAAAAGCGCCACGGTTTGAGGATTGAACGCCTCAATGACCATTGCCTTGCCCCGTCTTGCCCTAACCCGTTTGGCCAAATTCCGGTCGCTGTCTGGACGATCCGTCTGTGCAAGCCTGGTTTTGGCGCTGGCATGTCCGACGGTCATGGATATCGGTGCTTATGCGCAGGTTCCGCCTGCGGCATCCTCACCTCCGGCGGCGAAGCCTGATGTGAAGGCGGGTGAGGGCAAATCAGGCGAGGCTGCCGATCAGGCCTCTCCTGAGACGCCATCGGAAAAGGTTGGGGAGCAAGGGCGAGGCCCAAAGCCGGGGAACGAAATCGAGGTGCCAATCGCTCCTGACGATAAAACGGCTCCCGAAAACAGCCCTGGCTCTGACGAGACAAACGGTTTTGTCAGGTCGAGCGGGCTTTCCGGTCCGGTATCGGGTGAGGATGCTGGCAAGGTACAGCGGCCGGGCGTGAAGGATGCGGGACCGGCTGGCGGTATTACGCTGATGGAGCGCATGGGTATTCCGCTGCCGGATCTACCGCCGGAAAAGCCCTATACCGGCAAGGTCGATCTTGCCTATGGCGCGTTCCAGCGCGGGCTGTTTGCCACCGCCTTCGATTACGCCCTGCCGCTCGCCGAGAAGGGCGATCCCGCCGCGCAGACATTGATTGCCGAGCTGATGACCCGTGGTCTGGCGGTCAAGCGCGACATGAAGGGAGCGGCCTTCTGGTATGCCAAGGCCGCTGCGGGTGGCGATCCGGCGGCAATGTTCAAATATGCGTTGATGTTGATCGAAGGGCGCTTTGTCTCGCCGGATCGCAAGCTGGCCGATGACTATATGCGCCGGGCAGCGGAAGCGGGCAATGCGTCGGCCCAGTTCAACTGGGCGCAATTGCTGGTCTCGGAAAATCCCGGCAAGAAGGGATTGCTGTTGGCGCTGCCTTTCTACGAGCAATCGGCGGAACAAGGCATCGCCGATGCGCAATATGCCGTCGCTCAGATCTATCGCAACCTGCCGGACGTGCCGGCGGAAAAGCGACAGCTGGCGCGCGAATGGCTGGTGCGGGCGGCGCGTGCCGGTTTCGATACCGCCGAGCTTGATATCGGCATCTGGTTGATCAACGGCATTGCCGGGCCGCAGGATCTGGAACAGGGCTTCAAATGGTTGCGGATTGCCGCCAATCGCGGCAATGTCGCTGCCCAGAACCGGCTGGCGCATGTGTATGTGGCGGCGCTCGGTACCCGTCCCGATCCGGTCGAGGCGGCGAAATGGTATGTGCTGTCGCGTCGGGCGGGCCTTGCCGATCCTGCTCTTGAGGATTTCTATCTCGGCCTGCCCGACAGCCAGCAGAAACAGGCAATCGAAGCGGCCAACAAATACCGGACCGGCCAGCACAGACTGGGTCGCCCGGTATCGAAGGCCCAAGGCTCACCGACGGGCAAAAATGGGGCGAGGGACGAGGTCAGCGACATCATCAGCAAGGCTGCAAAGCCGGTGACGCCACCGCCCATCGACCCGACCGGGCTTCCGGGCGTCTCCCTGCCTCCTGTGGGGGGCAAGCTCCCAAATGACGTCCCCAAAAATGATGCAGACAAGGATGAAAATCCCGAGGATGGCACCGATGTGCCGGATCAGCCGCCCGCCGCCCCCTGAATCGCGCAGGGACTTGAATTGCGCCAGATTTTGTGGTCTTGAACCGCTCAATCTTTGCACGCCGCTAAAAGGGCCGCGCCCGACCTCCATCCTGTTGATGGCGGATGACGGCCTGCTGCATCATTCAGTCTAAGGAAACCGCTATGGCTCGC
The nucleotide sequence above comes from Agrobacterium vitis. Encoded proteins:
- a CDS encoding thiamine phosphate synthase, coding for MSKSPKFQSRCRLVLITPQIADVQMLATTVGNALKGGDVASVIIPQYDFDDDTFQAQAEAVVPLVQAAGAAAIIADNSRVAGRAKADGLHISGDVEALAEAVEKFTPKMIVGSGAARDRHHALEAGDADPDYMFFGKLDGDIKPEAHSKNLALGEWWSSMVEIPCIVMGGADPQSALAVAETGAEFAALSRAVFDDPEAAATVVAQVNALLDEKAPRFED